From the Sphingobium yanoikuyae genome, the window CAAATCGTCCAATCTTTCCTCCCCTTTGTCTGGTCGACTAAAGACGATCTGTCTCTCCCCGATCTGCAACGTGCCTGGTTGAGCATCGAACGCTTGCGCGGTGTAGAAGCAGGTGTCGTCATCCCCGTTCAGGATTATCTGTCGGGACCAGCCTATATCAGCCTATTCAGCGAGAAGCTCTCACAAGCGATCTCGGCGGTTGAGCAGCGGCGGCACGAGATGGCTACGCTCGCTATCGAATTCCACCTTCGAGCAAAGCAGTTGATCACCATTCGGACGCGGTCATCAGTCCTGCTTTCGGATCGCGAGTTTAGTTGTTTGCGCAATGCAGCTGCGGGAGTGGCGCTTGCCGAAAGCGCCGGCAGTCTTGGAATATCGGTACGAACAGTTGAAACCCATCTAGCCAAGGCGACGCTCAAGCTTGGCGGGACCAACAGGATCAACGCGGTCGCGATCGCAATTGGGTCTGGCATGATCCATGTTTGAGAAGCGCATGTCATTCTCTTCCCAATTGCACGTTGGCCTGCGTGCTAATCTCACGTCGCGCTTAGCGTTCGTTGCTGCCCTGGCGGCAGTGGTGCAGCCGTCATTTGCCTATGCGCAAAGTGATCAGGATGCCGAACAGTCCTCTGCTGCAGACACAGAGCCGGTGAGGGCTTCGGGAAGCTTTTTAATCGCCGCGATCGACGTCGTGGGCGCCACCAAACTCTCAAACGCCGAGATCGAGAGGATCATCTACCCGTTTCTTGGACCTGATAAAAACGAAGCCGATGTGACCGCTGCGCAAAAGGCTCTTCAGGCGGCGTATGCCGCGAAAGGCTATGAGGCGGTCGAGGTCGAGATTCCGATCCAGCCCAGCGAACGTTTCGCGCAGGGGATCGTCCAGCTGGCTATCCATGAAGTGCCGCTCGGCGAGGTTCGTATCGTCGATGCAAAACATCATTCGGACAAGAGCGTCCGCGGTGACGTCCCGTCACTTGTTCCCGGTCAACCAATCGATATCGCAGCGCTTCAGCGTGATGTCGCCGAAGCCAACCGCTTCCCCGACCGTACCATCACCCCGCGCTTTCGCTCCGGTGGGCAGCCGGGAACCGTCGATGTCGAGTTGAAGGTCGACGACAAGTCCCCTTTCCACGGGTCGGTCGAATTGAACAACGACAATAGCCCCAATACCAGATCCCTGCGCGCAAGCGCCACTGCACGCTATTCCAATCTCTGGGGCCAGGGCCATACGCTGTCGGTCACAGGTTCGATCGCGCCGCAGGATACCGACCAGAGTGCGGTCATCTCGGCTTCCTACAATGCGCCGCTTATCGGCACGCCCTGGGGTTTCCTGCTCTACGGCTACAGGTCGAACAGCAATGTCGCGGCGCTTGGCGGCACCAACGTGTTGGGTAACGGGTATCAGATCGGCCTTCGCGCGACCTATCGCCTGCCGAGCACGAGCAGCTTCCAGCAGATCAGCTTCGGACCAGACTTCAAATCGTTCAAGGAACGGCTGAGCCTTGAAGGGACCGATCTTCAACCGACCCAAATCCGCTATGTGCCTCTTGTTGCCGAGTACATGCTGAGCGGTGGAAACGACAAGGAAACCTATGGACTGACGCTGGGCGTCACCGGCGGCCTCCGCGTGGTCAGGCGCAACGTCTGCTTTGAATCGCCTTATGCTGAAGGGTTCATACCGGAAGGCGTGCCTACCTGTTCTCTGGGCAATGGCGAGACTGGCATTCCGCAGGACCAGTTCACGGGCCGCGCCGTCGACGCCCGAGAGAACTTCGTCCACCTCAACATGGACCTGAATTACACTCGCCTTTTGCGCCGCGATTGGCAGGTCGCACTCCGGTTTACCGGCCAGCTTGCCGATTCCAGCCTCGTCACCAATGAGCAATTCTCGCTTGGCGGCATGTCGAACGTCCGGGGCTACTATGTTTCTGAGGCCGTCGGCGACGATGGCTTCATCTCCTCGGTCGAACTGCGCTCGCCCAATTTCGGCAGCTCCTTGAGCTCGCTTGTCGATGAGATGCGGCTCTTTGCCTTCAGCGATCTAGGCTATGCTCGCGTGCGGGCGCCGTCGACCGGCCAGACCGACACATTCCGTCTCGTGAGCGTCGGTGGCGGCGTGCGTTTCGACCTGTTCAACCTGGTGACGGGCGAGGCACTGATTGGCGTTCCGCTCCGCAATGGGCCCACGAGCGACAAGGGCGATCCACGCTACAGCTTCACTATCAGGGGCGAGTTCTGATGCCGGCGCTCCATCATCGGGCGTCGCCGTCTTTTACGTTTGCGGTGTTGAGCATTGGTCGGAGCCCGTCTGACCGGGTCATCTTCCGGCGATCGTCCTTCTCCGACCAGTCGGGGCGGTCGTGGCCATCGATCGGGCCAGGAATTCCCTCAGGGCAGCTTGGCGGCTCCCCCAAACGCCCAGCGCCAGGGATCCCCGGAAGACCGGGCGGGAGAATTGTCCCCGCAGAAACAGAATTTGGGTGGGATGACCTCCCAGCGACCACCAGCAGCAACAGGCGCCGCGAGTGCGCGAGGATCAACCGCCCAATGCGGGCAGCAAGCGATATGGAAATAGGGGCGGCAACATGGGTCGAATGAAACTTAAATGGCTTTTACCGCTGGCTGCGATGACAGCCTTCTCGACACCAGCGATGGCTTGGTGGGAAGCGGACTATAGCTATCGCACGAAGATCAACCTCAACACCCAGGCCGCCGGGGTCACCGGCGAAGTCGCGCGCGCGCCGGTGTTGATCCGCCTGCACTCGGGCAACTTCAGTTTCAAGGATGTGAAGGCCGACGGCTCCGACCTGCGCTTTGTCGCGGGGGACGACCGCACGCCGTTGAAGTTCCACATTGAAAAATGGTCACCGGCCGACGAACAGGCTCTGGTGTGGGTTGATGTTCAGGGTTTGCAGCCCGGCGCGGCCTCGGCCATTTACGCTTATTACGGGAATGAGAAGGCTGCCGCGGCGCAGGATGTTGCGGGAACCTATGGGCCGGATTACCGTCTGGTCTATCATTTCAATGATGAGGGTGCGGCCAAGGACGCGACCTCGAATGCAAACAATTCCACCGGCACTGCGGGTCGCAACGCGGCAGGTCTGATCGGTTCGAGCCTTGTCCTCGATGGCGCGACCCCGGTCGCACTGCCGGCAGGGGCTTTCGCAGCCGGTCCGCTATCGATCAGCTTTTGGGTGAAGCCTGGTGGTAACGGCACGATCTTCGTGTTGCCGGGTGCCGTGAGCCTGGTAGCCGAGGGCGGCCAACTCTTCATCGATCAGGGCGGCAATCGCTCGGCAGGCGGCGCGCTGGCTGCCGACGCCTGGGCCAATGTCGCGCTGGTCAACGACGGCACCAAGACCGTGGTGTACATCAACGGTCAGCCTGCCGGTGAAGTGACCGGCGCGCTTGCTGCGGCGAGCGGCGCCCCGGTTCTGGGGCAGGGTTTCAAGGGCGAGATCGACGAGTTCCGCGTGGCCGGCGCCGCGCTGCCGCAGGCGGCTTTTCAGCTTGCTGCTGCATCGGAAGGTCAGACCGCGAAACTCGTCACCACGGATACCGCGCAGCAGGTCGAGTCCGGCGGCGGTCACGGTCACTTCGGGATCCTGTTCGGTGCGCTGACTTTCGACGCCTGGGTCGTCATCCTGATCTGTGCCTTCATGCTGCTGGTCGCGATCGCGATCATGATCAGCAAGGGTCTGCTGATCGCCAAGGTGAGGAGCGCAAACGAAGCCTTCCTCGACGCTTATAACAGCCAGGCACGGCGCGCAGGAGACCATGACGGGCTACCGGCGTTCGATCCAGGCAATGCCGCTGCGGACTCTACTCTGGGCCGTCTCTACAATATCGGCCGTAGAGAACTGACCGAACGCCTCAAGGAAGGTAAGGCCACCGGAAGCCGCTTCGCGATCCGCGCGCAGTCAATCGCTGCGATCCGTTCGGCGCTTGATGCGGGCCGGGTGCGCGAAGGCCAGAAGCTCAATGCCCGTCTGGTGCTGCTGACCATCGCCATCTCGGGTGGCCCTTTCATCGGTCTGCTCGGAACAGTGCTCGGCGTCATGATCACCTTTGCCTCGGTCGCGGCCGCTGGTGAAGTGAACATCAACGCCATCGCTCCGGGTATCGCCGCGGCTCTCCTTGCCACGGTTGCGGGCCTCGCGGTCGCGATCCCGGCGCTGTTCGGCTACAACTATCTGCTCAGCCGCATCGAGGAGATCACCGCCGACCACGACATCTTCGTGGACGAGCTGGAGAAGCGCATCGCCGAGACCTGGCAGGATGTCCCCACAGCGGCCCAAGCGGCCTGAGCCCCTCAGAGGATAAGGAGTTCGGGTCATGGGTATGCAAGTCGGCGGGCCGAAGAAGCCTTACAACGAAATCAATATCACACCGTTTGTCGATGTCGTGCTGGTGCTGCTCATCATCTTTATCTTGATGACGACGGCGGCAGTGCAGGGGATCAAGGTGGACCTGCCGTCCGCTTCGTCGGCAAAGACGCTGGAGGCGCAGAAGAGCCGGGTCATTGCCGTTTCCAACGACGGCACGGTGTCGATCGACGCGATTCCGGTGTCGATGTCGGAACTGGAAACGCAGCTTCGTTCCAGCATCGCGACGACTCCGGACCTCGCCGTGATCCTGCGCGGGGACCGGGCTGTCCAGTATGACAAGGTCATGCAGGTTCTGGATTTATGCTCGAAGGTTGGTGTGCCCAGCCTCGGCATGGCGTCCACGCGTCCGCCCGGCGGCGGGGCCTGAGGGGAGGGCCGATGCTTTATATCGATCCTTCAATCGCCGTGAGGGCAACGGATCAAGTCGGGATTCTGACCCGATTTGTCGTTGGTCGGTCCGGGTCTCCTAACCAGGAGAAGCTTCCCGGGACGGCTCTCCGTGCGTGCGCGCCATTGCGAGGGGGCCGGTGATGGCTGCCGCGTCATTGATGCTTCCGGACGGCTCCGATCGTCCGCGCCGGAAAAAGTCCCCGATCACTTTCGGTCGGATTCTGGCAGTAGTCGCCATCGGGCTGGTGATCGCGATCGGCTATAATTTCCTGGGTACGCAAACGGTCAGCGACCGGCCCAACGAAATGAAAACCACGCAGGTCATTCTCCCTCCGCCTCCACCGCCACCGCCTCCACCGCCAGAAACGAAGCCGATCGAACAGCCGCCTGAGCCGACGATCGCGCCGCCGATCGAACAACCGGTCGATACACCGCCACCGCCGCAAGCCAACAATGATCCTTCGCCGGGCGACAATGCGCTGACCGCGAGGGAGGGGGCGGGGCCTGTTTATGGCGGCCTTGCGGTGGGTGATGGCAGCGGCGTCCGCATCGGTGGGAAACCGGGCGGCGGTGGTTCCGGCGGCGGCATGTCGGTCGGCATGTACACCAGCTACCTCAAGTCATCACTGCAGGAGCGCGTTCAGGACGATCCACGGCTTAGTCGCCTCGTCTTCTCCGCAGACTACTCGCTCACCGTTACACGCGATGGTCGCATCACAGGCGTAACGTTTCGCAATGCCAGGGGCGGAAGCGACGAAGACATGCAGAAGCTCACGGCTTTGCTGCAGGAGGTCCGCGGGCTCGATCCACCGCCGCAGGCCATGGTGTTTCCACAACTTGTCACGGTTCGGGGGCGCAAGAGCTCCCTCTGATTATCAGCCCGCGCGGGCAAAGGGGATTTAGAATGTCACAGCGATTGAAGTTTCTGCAAACTGGACGATTGATGCTCACCACATCGTTGTGCGCAGCGGTGCTGGTTACGGCGCCTGCGTTCGGGCAGGAAGCTCAAGGCCAGGCCGCCCAGCCTGACAGCGCGGTGGCGACGATGGTCAAGCTGCTCGTTGAGGAAGGCATTGTCAGCCCTGAAAAGGGCCAGGCGTTGATGCGACGTGCCGAAGCGGAAGCGGCGCAGCGCGCGGCGAGTGCTCCGCCTGCACGCTCGGCTGAACTCGCGCCCCCGCCGGCCGGAGCAGTCCGTGTTCCCTATGTCCCCGAAACGGTTCGTGCGCAGATCAAGGATGAGTTGCGCCAGGAAGTATTGGCGCAGGCTCGGACCGAGCGCTGGGCGGCGCCTGACGAAGCGGCACCCGATTGGACGCGCAATATCCAAATTCATGGAGATTTCCGTTTCCGCTCGGCGTCGCACTTCTATGGTCGGGACAATGCGGTAGCGCACTACACAGACGTGGCGGCGTTCAACAACAATGGCCCCTATGACGTCTCGGGTTTCGGCGGCCAATTGCTCCCCACGCTCAACACAACGCGTGACAAGCGCAACAATATGCAAGTCCGTGGCCGGATCGGTATTGAAGCCAAGGTTGCAGATCGGTTCACGCTCGGCTTCCAGCTGGCGACGGGTGACGATCCAGGACCGATCTCGACGAATTCCAGCCTGACGGGTGGTTTCCGCAAGCGCGATGTCTGGATCCAGAACGCCTATGTGAAAGGGGAGCTCGTCCCCGGCGTGACCGCGATGCTCGGCCGGTTCGACAACCCACTTCGGTCGACCGATCTCATGTTCGACCCGGATCTCGCCTTTGACGGCGTCTACGGTGAAGCGAACATCACGCGCATTCTGGGCAACGACGATTTCCGGTTCGCTGTTCGCGGCGGCGCGTTCCCGCTCCAGTTCGAGCCCGAGAATTTCCCGGAAACCTCGGTCGGCAAGCGCAATTGGCGCGATCGCTACCTGTTCACCGCCCAGGCCGAACTCGGCAAGACCTTCGGTGGCGGCATCGATGTCAACGTCAGTGCGGCCTATCACAATTTCACATACCTTCGTGGCCATGTATCGGAGCCGTGCGACGTCTTTTCCGCGAGCAATGTCGAGTGTTCGACCGACCTTCTCCGGCCGCTTTGGCCAAGTAAGGGCAACACGCTGATGTACCTGCGGGACATCGACTTTACCTATGCTGATCCCGCCAATCCTCTCGATCCGCAGTATCTCGGCCTAAAATACGCTTACCGCGTGCTCGACCTCAATGCCTCGGTCAGCGTGCCGATCTCCGAGCGCGTGCAGGCGCGCCTCACTGGCAACTTCCTCCACAACTTCGGGTTCGATCCGAAGAATAACTGCCTTCGCGGGAACCAGGGCGCACCGATCACGAACGTTGAGATCACCGATCCGACCAATCCGCGGCAGGGGGTGTGCGACGCCACCAATCCCGCGCGCTTCGTGGGTGGCAACGAAGGCTATGGGATTTACCTCTCGATCGGCGATCCAGCTTTGTTCAGCGTTAATCCGCGGCGCGCGAAGCGCGGTTCGTGGGCGTTTAACGCTGCCTACAAGTATCTCGAAAGCGACGCGGTCCCTGACAGCTTCACCGACTCCGATTTCCGGCTCGGTGGAACCAACGCGAAAGGTTTTGTCATTGGCGGCGCCTGGGCTCCGTTTAACAATGTGACCATCGGCGGCCGCTGGCTTTCCGCAGGTGAGATCGTTGACGCCCCGCTTCGCATCGACGTGCTCCATCTCGACCTTGGCCTGGCCTTCTGATGGTAAGTGACGCCCTCTCCTTTACCCAAGGTTCAGCCTTGGCCGTGCTCGCCGGCGCCTCTCAACGCGTGGGCACGGCGGCGTCGCCGGGTCGTTCCGGCGGCGCCATTAAGGGGAGGGGGGATCACCGCTTCAATTTTGCAAGCGTAACAAACGAAAGCCGTCTCTCGCATTCTGAGATCAAGGTGCGCCGAGGCCTTCGTTTTCGCCGAATTTTTCCTTCTCAGCTGTTCGGCCTCCTGCCGATCGGAGCCTTCTCATGATGTCTGGTGCTTCCTTCTCCTCGCCCGCGCGCCGTCGTTTCCTCCTGCTCGGAGCAAGCTTCGTTGCGCTTGCGACCGGGGGACTTCCGACTGTTGCCACCGCTCAGACGTTGGGCGCTGCCATCGGCGGCCAAGTGCAGCCGCGTCCAGCCCCGAACCAGACAGGCGGCGTGCCGGTCCGTTCGGGCACGATGCAAGGCGCACTGCAGCGTCAGCAAAGTACTCAAGGCCGCGTCGATCAAATTCGCTCTTACATTGCCTCCATCAAGGCAGCGGTCGACCGCGGCCCGGTGGTGGATGGACTGGATCGAAATGGTCTCGATCCCACCGATGCGATCCGGGAAGCGATCGCGGCGACACGTGCGGGCAACACGCGGCGCGCCAGTGAACTGCTTATCAGCGCCGGGGCGCAATATGACATCACCGGCCTAAAGACGTGGCAGGGTGCTGGGCTGCCATCGCAGACGACTGGCGCCGACGGCCATGTCACGGTGACGATCGACCAGAACCAGGAGCGGGCTCTGCTGTCCTGGAACCGGTTTGATATCGGCAAAAACACGACGCTGCAGTTCAATCAGAAGTCTAACGGGACCGCGCAGCCCGGCTGGGTTGCGGTCAACCGGGTCACCAATAGCACTGATCCCTCGCTGATCCTCGGCAACCTCAAGGCGGACGGCACCGTCGTGGTGCTCAACCACGCCGGCATCATCTTCGGCAAGGGCTCACAGGTTAACACACACTCCCTGCTCGCCTCCACGCTCGAGCTGGGCAACGCGGCGAAGTTCGTCCCTGGGGTCGACGGCACCCGGTTGGTCGAGCCTACGACGATCGCCGAGCGCAACGCCGCCTATCTGCAACTCGGTCTCTTCACGCCCGCCAATGGCACCACCGGCGGCATCTCGGTCTCGCCCCTCCTTGTGTCGGGCGTGACGGAGGGAGATGGCACCCGGTTTTCCGCTGAACGCGAAGGCGGCATTACTGTCGATGCCGGTGCACGCATCAGCGGTGGCGCCGGCGGCTTCATCATGCTCACCGCGCCCAACATCGAGAATGCCGGAACGCTAAGGGCGATCGATGGGCAGGTCAGTCTGCAGGCGGGACGCGCCGTCAACTACGCACAGTCGACCGGCGCCGACAGCGGCCTTGATCCTTATGTGCGCGGTTATATGCTCAACAGCTATGCCTATACAGGGCAAGCCGATGGCACGATCGTCAACAATGGCCTGATCGAATCGCAGCGCGGCTACATCTCGCTCGGGGCCGGCGCAGAGGGGGCCATCACCCAGAATGGATTGCTGTCGGCGACCACGAGCGTTGCGCGCAACGGCAAGATTTCGCTCACCGCCGGTCAGATCGCTTTAGGCGGCAGCGCGAATGCGGCGGCGGCGGGCGCCTTGGTCATCACGCCCGATGACAATGGCGAGACGATCCCGCAGGGGACCGCGAATGAGCCTGCCGGGTTCAAGCAATCGCAGATCGAGATCGGCACCCAGGTTCTCACGGCAAGCCAGAAGCTTGGAGCCTTGCTGGCCACCAACTTCACCATGGGCGAGAACGCGCTGATCCATGCACCTGGAGCCGATGTCGCGATCGGCGTGCTGAAAGTGACCTCACCCGTCGGTGATAACGCGCTGCTCCTTGCCAACCCTGGGCGCATTGACATTGCGCGGGGGGCGCTCATCGACGTGTCGGGGCTGAAGGATGTCAAGCTTGATGCGTCGCGCAACTCGATTGAGATCGCTCCGGTCAAGCGTGGCGAGCTGCGCGACACCCCTAACTATCGCGAGGTCGAGGTTGACGGCAACTTCTCGCTCAACGGCAAGACGATCTTCATCGACCCGCGCCTGTCGGGTGTGCGCGAGGACGGCGTCGCCTGGGTGGGCTCGCCGCTGATCGAAGCCGGGAGCATCGCAGGCCAGATCCCCACGACGGCGTCAGAGTTCATGACTAAAGGCGGTTCGGTCACACTGACGACCAGCAGTCCGATCGACTTCACCAATATCACCATTGACAACGCGCCGAGCGTGCATGTCGCCAACGGCGCGGCGATCGACATGTCGGGCGGATGGGTCAGTTATGCCGCGGGCGCGATCAAGGCCACCAAGCTGGTTACCGCTGACGGCCGCATCGTCGATATCGCCCGCGCCAATCCGAACGATATCTATGTCGATGTCATCACCAGCACTACCGAGGTGCGCCAGCCGCGCATTGGCATGCTGCGAAGCTGGCAGCTCGGCGCCGGCCAACGCCAGCGTAGCGATGTCGCCTATGACGAAGGCCGCGACGCT encodes:
- a CDS encoding helix-turn-helix transcriptional regulator; its protein translation is MLAGGALQRQFDHACVALDVSWVRHFVMEGGSVMAIGPIEDCASSVDLENWLEQLASEMGFDGARYHHVGHRPQGGRTAKRPPLRFLSTLENGQEPWRAGDPALSQIVQSFLPFVWSTKDDLSLPDLQRAWLSIERLRGVEAGVVIPVQDYLSGPAYISLFSEKLSQAISAVEQRRHEMATLAIEFHLRAKQLITIRTRSSVLLSDREFSCLRNAAAGVALAESAGSLGISVRTVETHLAKATLKLGGTNRINAVAIAIGSGMIHV
- a CDS encoding ShlB/FhaC/HecB family hemolysin secretion/activation protein — translated: MFEKRMSFSSQLHVGLRANLTSRLAFVAALAAVVQPSFAYAQSDQDAEQSSAADTEPVRASGSFLIAAIDVVGATKLSNAEIERIIYPFLGPDKNEADVTAAQKALQAAYAAKGYEAVEVEIPIQPSERFAQGIVQLAIHEVPLGEVRIVDAKHHSDKSVRGDVPSLVPGQPIDIAALQRDVAEANRFPDRTITPRFRSGGQPGTVDVELKVDDKSPFHGSVELNNDNSPNTRSLRASATARYSNLWGQGHTLSVTGSIAPQDTDQSAVISASYNAPLIGTPWGFLLYGYRSNSNVAALGGTNVLGNGYQIGLRATYRLPSTSSFQQISFGPDFKSFKERLSLEGTDLQPTQIRYVPLVAEYMLSGGNDKETYGLTLGVTGGLRVVRRNVCFESPYAEGFIPEGVPTCSLGNGETGIPQDQFTGRAVDARENFVHLNMDLNYTRLLRRDWQVALRFTGQLADSSLVTNEQFSLGGMSNVRGYYVSEAVGDDGFISSVELRSPNFGSSLSSLVDEMRLFAFSDLGYARVRAPSTGQTDTFRLVSVGGGVRFDLFNLVTGEALIGVPLRNGPTSDKGDPRYSFTIRGEF
- a CDS encoding DUF2341 domain-containing protein, whose product is MGRMKLKWLLPLAAMTAFSTPAMAWWEADYSYRTKINLNTQAAGVTGEVARAPVLIRLHSGNFSFKDVKADGSDLRFVAGDDRTPLKFHIEKWSPADEQALVWVDVQGLQPGAASAIYAYYGNEKAAAAQDVAGTYGPDYRLVYHFNDEGAAKDATSNANNSTGTAGRNAAGLIGSSLVLDGATPVALPAGAFAAGPLSISFWVKPGGNGTIFVLPGAVSLVAEGGQLFIDQGGNRSAGGALAADAWANVALVNDGTKTVVYINGQPAGEVTGALAAASGAPVLGQGFKGEIDEFRVAGAALPQAAFQLAAASEGQTAKLVTTDTAQQVESGGGHGHFGILFGALTFDAWVVILICAFMLLVAIAIMISKGLLIAKVRSANEAFLDAYNSQARRAGDHDGLPAFDPGNAAADSTLGRLYNIGRRELTERLKEGKATGSRFAIRAQSIAAIRSALDAGRVREGQKLNARLVLLTIAISGGPFIGLLGTVLGVMITFASVAAAGEVNINAIAPGIAAALLATVAGLAVAIPALFGYNYLLSRIEEITADHDIFVDELEKRIAETWQDVPTAAQAA
- a CDS encoding ExbD/TolR family protein, which translates into the protein MGMQVGGPKKPYNEINITPFVDVVLVLLIIFILMTTAAVQGIKVDLPSASSAKTLEAQKSRVIAVSNDGTVSIDAIPVSMSELETQLRSSIATTPDLAVILRGDRAVQYDKVMQVLDLCSKVGVPSLGMASTRPPGGGA
- a CDS encoding putative porin codes for the protein MSQRLKFLQTGRLMLTTSLCAAVLVTAPAFGQEAQGQAAQPDSAVATMVKLLVEEGIVSPEKGQALMRRAEAEAAQRAASAPPARSAELAPPPAGAVRVPYVPETVRAQIKDELRQEVLAQARTERWAAPDEAAPDWTRNIQIHGDFRFRSASHFYGRDNAVAHYTDVAAFNNNGPYDVSGFGGQLLPTLNTTRDKRNNMQVRGRIGIEAKVADRFTLGFQLATGDDPGPISTNSSLTGGFRKRDVWIQNAYVKGELVPGVTAMLGRFDNPLRSTDLMFDPDLAFDGVYGEANITRILGNDDFRFAVRGGAFPLQFEPENFPETSVGKRNWRDRYLFTAQAELGKTFGGGIDVNVSAAYHNFTYLRGHVSEPCDVFSASNVECSTDLLRPLWPSKGNTLMYLRDIDFTYADPANPLDPQYLGLKYAYRVLDLNASVSVPISERVQARLTGNFLHNFGFDPKNNCLRGNQGAPITNVEITDPTNPRQGVCDATNPARFVGGNEGYGIYLSIGDPALFSVNPRRAKRGSWAFNAAYKYLESDAVPDSFTDSDFRLGGTNAKGFVIGGAWAPFNNVTIGGRWLSAGEIVDAPLRIDVLHLDLGLAF